One Hevea brasiliensis isolate MT/VB/25A 57/8 chromosome 5, ASM3005281v1, whole genome shotgun sequence genomic region harbors:
- the LOC110640232 gene encoding uncharacterized protein At3g28850-like, with protein sequence MGCVSSKLFRKQLHQDIIVNNGGRECVNHVVSLTSSTYGALKLDFNEKRQQKQDAAAEEEEPSKEIVSEGKKMQQRSPPREELEVINTWELMEDLEDGGVPVSNHPKKSPKSRALLRGFADMDARSPLQFLNQIGSPRKARTFGGKENKVKRVSEFSPRPVLKANKSSGQSSKAVLRLSYPVKGSPVRAKTENAGCDDSEVSSRRRSFSPLFDPELVALYEKELSEEEGQIKRIISLTPRPQKSKNARELGSILHSFEQKCPPGGDNAVVVYTTTLRGIRKTFEDCNTVRSIIDSYHIHMIERDISMDSGFKEEIRGLMGTKEVKVPLVFVRGRLIGGADQVVKLEEEGKLGILFDGIPRGLAGVCQVCAGLRFVMCMECKGSCKILNQEQKKMVRCGECNENGLIRCPICC encoded by the coding sequence ATGGGCTGTGTTTCTTCCAAACTCTTCCGGAAACAACTCCATCAAGACATCATCGTCAACAATGGCGGCAGAGAGTGTGTTAACCATGTGGTCTCTCTCACTTCCTCAACCTACGGTGCTCTCAAACTCGACTTCAACGAAAAACGGCAACAAAAACAAGATGCagcagcagaagaagaagaaccCAGCAAGGAGATAGTTTCGGAGGGTAAGAAAATGCAGCAGAGATCGCCACCTCGAGAAGAGCTCGAGGTTATTAACACTTGGGAGCTCATGGAGGATCTTGAAGATGGAGGAGTACCAGTTTCTAATCATCCCAAAAAAAGCCCCAAATCGAGGGCTTTGCTTCGTGGGTTTGCTGATATGGATGCTAGGAGCCCATTGCAGTTCTTAAATCAAATTGGGTCTCCAAGGAAAGCCAGGACATTTGGTGGGAAAGAAAATAAGGTGAAGAGAGTGTCAGAGTTTAGCCCGAGACCAGTTCTGAAAGCTAACAAGTCTTCAGGACAATCGAGTAAGGCGGTTCTGAGATTGAGTTATCCAGTAAAAGGTTCTCCAGTCAGGGCTAAAACAGAGAATGCTGGTTGCGACGATTCTGAGGTTTCTTCAAGGAGGAGGAGTTTCAGTCCTTTATTCGATCCGGAGCTTGTAGCATTGTACGAAAAGGAGTTATCAGAAGAGGAAGGGCAAATCAAGAGGATCATTTCACTAACACCCAGGCCTCAAAAGTCAAAGAATGCAAGAGAACTGGGGTCTATTCTCCATTCTTTTGAACAAAAATGCCCTCCAGGTGGGGATAATGCGGTTGTGGTTTATACTACTACATTGCGAGGAATAAGAAAAACGTTCGAGGATTGTAATACTGTAAGGTCGATTATTGATTCCTACCATATTCATATGATAGAGAGAGATATTTCAATGGATTCAGGCTTCAAGGAGGAGATAAGAGGGCTAATGGGTACAAAGGAAGTGAAAGTTCCACTGGTGTTTGTTAGAGGGAGGTTGATTGGAGGTGCTGATCAAGTGGTGAAGTTGGAGGAAGAAGGCAAGTTGGGGATTTTGTTTGATGGGATTCCAAGAGGGCTTGCTGGAGTGTGCCAAGTGTGTGCAGGTTTAAGGTTTGTGATGTGTATGGAGTGTAAGGGAAGCTGCAAGATCTTGAATCAGGAGCAGAAGAAAATGGTAAGATGTGGTGAGTGTAATGAAAATGGGCTGATACGTTGCCCTATTTGTTGCTAA